The Peromyscus maniculatus bairdii isolate BWxNUB_F1_BW_parent chromosome 6, HU_Pman_BW_mat_3.1, whole genome shotgun sequence genome has a segment encoding these proteins:
- the Muc1 gene encoding mucin-1: MTPGIRAPFFLMLLLAIVPDKHRVALSMDNTSFPTSTTMPASATATSSTVDSATTLVHTGSSAPATSSTVESSTTPVHPGASAPATSSTVESSTTPVHTGASAPATSSTVESSTPPVHPGASAPATSSTVESSTTKSTTPIHTGASAPATSSTVDSATPPVHPGASAPASSSTVESSTPPGHPGSSAPATSSTVESSTPPGHPGASAPASSSTVDSATTPVHPGSSAPATSSTVDSATPPVHTGASAPATSSTVESSTTKSTTPIHTGASAPATSSTVESSTTPVHPGASAPASSSTVDSATTPVHPGSSIQTTKTTSGSATTPIHNDSLVPTTSSTLGSVTSPAHSSASSTTNSSESDLATTPVYSGTSVSTTKATSVHVTPVHNGSSVPTTSSVLGSLTTPIHNNTSTMATTTPGGNGAQSSGPSQPPATPTTLATSRNGTITYSTYYSTVLFPTSSSDSSPQVSVGVSFFFLSFHIWNQQFNSSLEDPSSNYYQELKRNISGLFLQIFNQDFLGISTIQFRSGSVAVESTVIFREGAVSASEVKSQLLQHEKEAGDYNLAISKVNVNEMQFPPSAQSWPGVPGWGIALLVLVCILVALAIIYLIALAVCQCRRKNYGHLDIFPTQDTYHPMSEYPTYHTHGRYVPPGSTKRNPYEEVSAGNGGSSLSYSNPAVATTSANL; this comes from the exons GCCAGCCTCTGCCACAGCCACCAGCTCTACAGTGGACTCGGCCACCACGCTGGTCCACACTGGTTCCTCAGCCCCGGCCACCAGCTCTACAGTGGAGTCATCCACCACTCCGGTCCACCCTGGTGCCTCTGCCCCGGCCACCAGCTCTACAGTGGAGTCATCCACCACTCCGGTCCACACTGGTGCCTCAGCCCCGGCCACCAGCTCTACAGTGGAGTCATCCACCCCTCCGGTCCACCCTGGTGCCTCAGCTCCAGCCACCAGCTCTACagtggagtcatccaccaccaaGTCCACCACTCCCATCCACACTGGTGCCTCAGCCCCGGCCACAAGCTCTACAGTGGACTCGGCCACCCCTCCGGTCCACCCTGGTGCCTCAGCGCCAGCCTCCAGCTCTACAGTGGAGTCATCCACCCCTCCGGGCCACCCTGGTTCCTCAGCCCCGGCCACCAGCTCTACAGTGGAGTCATCCACCCCTCCGGGCCACCCTGGTGCCTCTGCCCCGGCCTCCAGCTCTACAGTGGACTCGGCCACCACTCCAGTTCACCCTGGTTCCTCAGCCCCGGCCACCAGCTCTACAGTGGACTCGGCCACCCCTCCAGTCCACACTGGTGCCTCAGCGCCAGCCACCAGCTCTACggtggagtcatccaccaccaaGTCCACCACTCCCATCCACACTGGTGCCTCAGCCCCGGCCACCAGCTCTACAGTGGAGTCATCTACCACTCCGGTCCACCCTGGTGCCTCTGCCCCGGCCTCCAGCTCTACAGTGGACTCGGCCACCACTCCCGTCCACCCTGGTTCATCCATCCAAACCACCAAGACTACATCAGGCTCAGCTACCACTCCAATCCACAATGACTCCTTGGTCCCAACGACCAGCTCTACATTGGGCTCAGTCACCAGTCCAGCCCACAGTAGTGCCTCCTCTACGACTAATAGCTCTGAATCAGACTTGGCCACCACTCCAGTGTACAGTGGCACCTCTGTCTCTACTACCAAGGCTACTTCAGTCCACGTCACCCCAGTCCACAATGGCTCCTCGGTGCCAACTACCAGCTCTGTGTTGGGCTCACTCACCACTCCAATCCACAATAACACCTCTACAATGGCTACTACAACTCCAGGTGGCAATGGTGCTCAATCTTCAGGCCCAAGCCAGCCCCCCGCGACTCCCACCACCCTCGCCACCTCCAGGAACGGCACCATTACCTATAGTACTTACTACAGCACGGTGCTTTTCCCTACCTCCTCCAGTGATAGTTCTCCCCAGGTGTCTGTTGgggtctctttcttcttcctgtctttccacATTTGGAACCAACAGTTTAATTCCTCCCTGGAAGATCCCAGCTCCAACTACTACCAAGAACTGAAGAGGAACATTTCTGGATTG TTTCTGCAGATTTTTAACCAAGATTTTCTGGGGATCTCTACCATCCAGTTCAG ATCAGGCTCGGTGGCGGTAGAATCGACTGTGATTTTCCGGGAGGGTGCTGTCAGTGCCTCTGAGGTGAAGTCGCAGCTTTTACAGCATGAAAAGGAGGCAGGAGACTATAATCTGGCTATTTCGAAAGTCAATG TGAATGAGATGCAGTTCCCGCCTTCTGCCCAGTCTTGGCCCGGCGTACCAGGCTGGGGTATTGCCCTGCTGGTGCTGGTCTGTATCTTGGTTGCTCTGGCCATTATCTATCTCATTGCACTG gcagTGTGTCAGTGCCGCCGAAAGAACTATGGGCATCTGGACATCTTTCCCACCCAGGACACCTACCATCCTATGAGTGAATATCCCACCTACCACACTCATGGACGCTATGTACCGCCTGGCAGTACCAAACGTAACCCCTACGAGGAG GTTTCTGCAGGTAACGGGGGCAGCAGCCTGTCTTACAGCAACCCGGCAGTGGCAACCACATCCGCCAACTTGTAG